Within the Gossypium raimondii isolate GPD5lz chromosome 12, ASM2569854v1, whole genome shotgun sequence genome, the region GATTATTGTAAGAGAATCTTGAAGCCCAATACTTCTGAATCTCCTCAGCTGTTCTTCCAGGGATTCTCCCTGCTATCAAAGACCACCTGCAAAATGATTTCAACATTGGTTCTTTTTTCGTCAAAAAATCCACAACACAAACCAAAACCCACCTTTCTCCAACCAAATTGAACATTCTAATAATAAGGGTTTCCTCATCTTCTGAGAAGTCAAGCTTGGAATCTCCAGTGGATTCCTCTGCAACAAAACAGCTAAAAGAAACCCATTAATTTCTGTACTCCAACACAAAGATGGGAAAGTTATTAAAAGTGGTTGAGAGTAGTAGGAAAATGGGTTACCTTTAGAATCAACAGAAGAACCATCCATGTCAGCCATAAAGAGGAGTTTGAGACAGAGTAGTTGTTGTTTTAAGCGTGGAAATTGAAGGAGTAGTAATAGGCGACATGGTTGGTTGAGAGGGGGAAGAATGGTAGTTGTTGACAAAGGGGGGCGTTGATAGGTGGTTGAATTTCTGTACTTATCCGTTGGGACGGTTGGTGTCTGCATACTGACAAAGTCTCTCAAGTGTTTATCTGGAATTTCTACTTATGATTTACTTCCACACTCTTATCCTTTAGTActcaagtttgggattttatttcattaaattatctaaaagaatatttaaaatataattactgtttactttaaccaaattattattttagtaaggCAACCAGTCATTTGTTTATGCAGTACCTAAACCAGGGTATATCCAAGTTTAAGAAGTTgctatgtattttatttatttagtttacaaaccagcaaataatattttaaattcctCTGTCTATCAAACCATTTTGATCAAAAATAGTTTATTCACCTAATTCAGACATATTCATTGGTttttgcaaaaacaaaaatgttagGTAGATGTAGATTCATCATTGAGTGACTTACATGAGCAGTAATTAAGCAAATGCCAAATAACTCGCACCACTGTTTCATGACACCCACcaattattgtattatttatttagttttggtacttttcaattataattaatatatttatataatacaaatataattaatacacTTCTCTAACTAAACTATTACAATACACAAATCGGAATATATTTGAACTTACGtttgaataattttacatatCAATATCTCAAAACTTATGTAAATGTTAATATGCAGTTTGTTTCCTAAATTTGTCTAAAAGTACCTAGTTGGTATCTAAACTCTGTTGATACTTAAATTTGTATTCTATCAACGAGGTTGGTACCTCCCCACTAACCGTTAGTTTATGCTAATGTGATATTGATAGTTAATCTGGTGGTGACATGTGGTAAGCTCTTAGTATGCCATGTGGtggacataaattttaaaaaaattaaaaaataaataaaattttaataaat harbors:
- the LOC105764416 gene encoding MYB-like transcription factor ETC1 isoform X1 codes for the protein MADMDGSSVDSKEESTGDSKLDFSEDEETLIIRMFNLVGERWSLIAGRIPGRTAEEIQKYWASRFSYNNPMPNPS
- the LOC105764416 gene encoding uncharacterized protein LOC105764416 isoform X2, with product MQTPTVPTDKYRNSTTYQRPPLSTTTILPPLNQPCRLLLLLQFPRLKQQLLCLKLLFMADMDGSSVDSKAVLLQRNPLEIPSLTSQKMRKPLLLECSIWLEKGGL